In a genomic window of Dehalococcoidia bacterium:
- a CDS encoding 2-hydroxy-3-oxopropionate reductase codes for MAEKIAFVGLGIMGKPMAKNLIEGGYELYVYDLFPEPVIELEKVGATGCKSAAEASSNANITVTMVQDGPQAESAITGKGGVIEGASNGHLVVDMSSIAPGVSQRIGKACDDNGVNFLDAPVSGGEPFAISGELAIMVGGSAEHFEQAKPLFDILGKSAILCGAHGAGQVTKLANQICVGANIHALAEALTLAAKSGVNPETVYKAIAGGLAGSNVINAKAPMMVDRNFEPGFRIELHYKDINNAMEAARDLNLPLQVTSNLQQVLTSLMIQGEGKSDHSAIAKYVEQLAGVEIKKH; via the coding sequence ATGGCAGAAAAGATAGCATTTGTTGGTTTAGGAATAATGGGTAAACCAATGGCAAAAAACTTGATAGAAGGAGGTTATGAACTTTATGTTTATGACCTATTTCCAGAACCAGTTATAGAACTTGAGAAAGTAGGAGCAACAGGATGCAAATCTGCAGCAGAAGCTTCTTCTAATGCAAACATTACAGTTACCATGGTTCAAGATGGACCTCAAGCCGAATCGGCTATTACTGGAAAAGGGGGAGTCATAGAAGGAGCCTCTAATGGCCATTTAGTAGTTGATATGAGCTCTATAGCACCTGGAGTTTCTCAAAGAATTGGAAAAGCTTGTGATGATAATGGAGTAAACTTTTTAGATGCTCCTGTATCTGGTGGAGAGCCTTTTGCAATATCTGGAGAATTAGCAATTATGGTTGGAGGATCAGCTGAGCATTTTGAACAAGCTAAGCCATTATTTGATATCCTTGGTAAATCAGCTATATTATGTGGGGCGCATGGAGCAGGACAAGTTACAAAATTAGCTAATCAAATATGTGTTGGAGCAAATATTCATGCATTAGCTGAAGCACTAACATTAGCTGCAAAATCAGGAGTGAACCCAGAAACAGTTTATAAAGCTATAGCTGGAGGTTTAGCAGGCTCAAACGTGATAAATGCTAAAGCCCCTATGATGGTTGACAGAAACTTTGAACCTGGATTCAGAATTGAGCTACATTACAAAGACATTAATAATGCTATGGAAGCTGCTAGAGATCTAAATCTTCCTCTACAGGTGACATCAAATCTCCAACAAGTCCTGACTAGCTTGATGATTCAAGGAGAAGGAAAAAGTGACCATTCTGCTATTGCTAAGTATGTAGAACAACTTGCAGGAGTAGAAATTAAGAAACACTAG
- a CDS encoding FAD-binding oxidoreductase, with product MTLNVVKGKFMWAKLTKREQLTEDLWKMWLKPEEKFDFKPGQYCTIGSGGIERAYSIASSPDEEQIELFVELVPPPDGNLTPLLNNLNVGDAVTMRPRAKGIFVLKPDFKNHVMVGTVTGIAPYVSMMRKHLLDPIQKQSNFFVLEGASYLDEFGYDEELSNFASNYDNVLFETSVSRPGEDRNNGWTGLEGRINNLVEDRLKEWGLKADETIVYACGHPGMIEDVKERLEGTEFTFLEERFWKD from the coding sequence ATGACATTAAATGTTGTCAAAGGTAAATTTATGTGGGCTAAACTCACAAAAAGAGAACAGCTAACTGAAGATCTATGGAAAATGTGGTTGAAACCTGAAGAAAAATTTGATTTCAAACCTGGTCAATATTGTACTATTGGATCTGGAGGTATTGAAAGAGCATATTCCATAGCTTCTTCACCTGACGAAGAACAGATTGAATTATTTGTTGAACTTGTACCACCACCAGATGGAAATTTAACACCACTTTTAAATAATTTGAATGTTGGGGATGCAGTTACTATGAGACCAAGGGCAAAAGGAATATTTGTGCTAAAACCAGATTTTAAAAACCATGTAATGGTAGGAACAGTTACTGGAATCGCGCCTTATGTGAGTATGATGAGAAAACATCTATTAGATCCAATTCAAAAACAAAGTAATTTTTTTGTTTTAGAGGGAGCTTCTTATTTAGATGAATTTGGTTATGATGAAGAATTAAGTAACTTTGCTTCTAATTATGATAATGTTTTATTTGAAACATCTGTAAGTCGACCAGGTGAAGATAGGAATAATGGATGGACCGGATTAGAGGGAAGAATTAATAATCTTGTTGAAGATAGATTAAAAGAATGGGGGCTAAAAGCTGATGAGACCATTGTTTATGCTTGCGGTCATCCAGGAATGATTGAGGATGTAAAGGAAAGATTAGAAGGCACAGAATTTACATTCTTAGAGGAACGATTCTGGAAAGATTAG
- the pyrR gene encoding bifunctional pyr operon transcriptional regulator/uracil phosphoribosyltransferase PyrR, giving the protein MDNNLVQYNKVLFDENDIRRAIARLSHEIIESNQGINDLILLGIRTRGEHIAKRISNSINLFENTNIESFNIDIKNFRDDLKNTKRISELFIDATVHEKNLVLVDDVLYTGRTIRASLEAIFSLGRPKSIKLAALVDRGHREVPIRPDFVGKNIPTSNTERIKVFMKEEDGIDKIELIREKR; this is encoded by the coding sequence TTGGATAATAACCTAGTTCAATATAATAAAGTTCTGTTCGACGAGAACGATATTAGGCGTGCTATAGCTCGTTTATCTCATGAAATTATAGAATCTAATCAAGGCATTAATGATTTGATCCTATTAGGTATAAGGACTAGAGGTGAACATATTGCAAAAAGAATATCAAATTCTATAAATTTATTCGAAAACACAAATATTGAATCTTTCAATATTGATATAAAAAATTTTAGAGATGATTTAAAAAATACTAAAAGAATTAGTGAATTATTTATTGATGCAACTGTTCATGAAAAAAATTTGGTACTCGTAGATGATGTCCTATATACGGGAAGAACAATTAGGGCTTCTCTTGAAGCAATTTTCTCTTTAGGTAGACCAAAAAGTATTAAATTAGCAGCTTTAGTTGATAGAGGGCATAGAGAGGTTCCAATAAGGCCAGACTTTGTTGGAAAAAATATTCCAACCTCAAACACTGAAAGAATTAAGGTATTCATGAAAGAGGAAGATGGAATAGACAAAATTGAATTGATTAGAGAAAAGCGATAA
- a CDS encoding aspartate carbamoyltransferase catalytic subunit has product MNNLKKHILDIDHLDRDFIYKILEKTKSLKQNQTNKINLSNKHVCALFYEDSTRTKLSFEKASNNLNVKFHDLEVSKSSVNKGESFYNTLKTIDSIGMDLIIIRHPSSGAAIFAAKHTSSSILNAGDGSHAHPTQTLTDLFTIYEKNIDFTNLEISIVGDFIFSRVARSTIIGFAIMGSKVNIIGPSELVSNDIIEAYINLPNISKDQISISEDIENSLSNSDIVMPLRIQKERFTSNFNLNFETYKKLWKIDEKIIKNIDKKIFIMHPGPVNEETEISHNIAHSDNSLINQQVQNGVFLRQTIIGELLS; this is encoded by the coding sequence ATGAATAATCTCAAAAAACATATTTTAGATATAGATCATTTAGATAGAGACTTCATATACAAAATACTTGAAAAAACAAAAAGCTTAAAACAAAATCAAACTAATAAAATCAACCTTTCAAATAAACATGTTTGTGCACTTTTCTATGAGGATTCTACAAGAACCAAGTTAAGTTTTGAGAAAGCATCCAATAATTTGAATGTTAAATTTCATGATTTAGAAGTATCAAAATCAAGTGTTAACAAGGGGGAATCTTTTTATAATACTCTCAAAACTATTGATTCTATAGGAATGGATTTGATAATAATTCGTCATCCATCATCTGGTGCAGCTATATTTGCTGCAAAACATACCAGCTCTTCAATCTTAAATGCTGGAGATGGTTCTCATGCTCATCCAACTCAAACTTTAACTGATCTTTTTACAATTTATGAAAAAAATATTGATTTTACAAATCTTGAAATTTCTATAGTTGGAGATTTTATATTTAGCAGAGTTGCTAGATCAACAATTATAGGTTTTGCAATTATGGGATCAAAAGTTAATATAATTGGGCCATCAGAACTTGTATCAAATGATATTATCGAAGCTTATATAAATTTACCAAATATTTCTAAAGATCAAATTTCAATAAGTGAAGATATTGAAAACTCCTTAAGTAATTCCGATATAGTAATGCCTCTTAGGATACAAAAAGAAAGATTCACCAGTAATTTTAATCTAAATTTTGAAACATATAAAAAACTATGGAAAATAGATGAAAAAATAATAAAAAATATAGATAAAAAAATCTTTATAATGCATCCTGGGCCAGTAAATGAAGAGACTGAAATTTCTCATAATATTGCTCATTCAGATAATTCATTAATAAATCAACAAGTTCAAAATGGAGTTTTCTTAAGACAAACAATTATCGGTGAGTTATTATCATGA
- a CDS encoding dihydroorotase: MKNLIIKNAYLIDPSENLDLVSDILISDGKIKKISKKIEITNEEIIDANNKILLPGLIDFHVHYRDPGETYKEDIESGSNASAKGGFTTVVMMANTDPAIDSVDKVIEQRKTIENFSKIRALQTSALTLSRKGKDLVDIDKLSLSGIVAFSDDGDVVDDKDLMVEGLKKSNEKKFFVLQHAEAKELIDDGSANSGPPAIRMGLAARSRHAEISIIKRDIQIAKENNLKLYFQHLSTKESVDLIRIAKKEGVEIISEVTPHHLFLNENWVYGKNGIIPDFIDLDSYDTNFRVNPPIRQEEDRLALLEGIKDGTIDIIATDHAPHSDGDKLNTFDSAPAGINGAETALPTLLTIVNKGELHLTDVIRTMSNNPAKILNKLLDVNIGKLKKNFQADFTLIDNDKKNKITEDFFISKSKNSPLIGNEMIGQVKMTILGGKIVHG, translated from the coding sequence ATGAAAAACCTAATAATTAAGAACGCTTATCTGATAGATCCATCTGAAAATTTAGATTTAGTATCAGATATATTAATATCCGATGGAAAAATTAAAAAAATTTCTAAAAAAATAGAAATTACTAATGAAGAAATTATCGATGCTAATAATAAAATTTTACTTCCTGGTCTAATTGATTTCCATGTTCATTACAGAGATCCAGGGGAAACTTATAAAGAAGATATTGAATCTGGGTCAAATGCTTCTGCCAAAGGAGGTTTTACAACTGTTGTTATGATGGCAAATACTGACCCTGCAATAGATTCGGTTGATAAAGTTATTGAACAAAGAAAAACAATTGAGAATTTCTCTAAAATTAGAGCCTTACAAACATCAGCCCTAACTTTATCAAGAAAAGGAAAAGACTTAGTTGATATTGATAAATTATCTCTTTCTGGAATTGTTGCTTTTAGTGATGATGGGGACGTAGTTGATGATAAAGACTTAATGGTAGAAGGGTTAAAAAAATCTAATGAAAAAAAATTCTTTGTACTTCAGCATGCAGAGGCAAAAGAATTAATTGATGATGGATCTGCAAATTCAGGACCTCCAGCTATTAGAATGGGATTAGCAGCAAGATCTAGACATGCTGAGATATCAATCATAAAAAGAGATATTCAGATAGCAAAAGAAAATAATTTAAAGTTATATTTTCAACATTTATCCACTAAAGAATCAGTTGATTTGATCAGAATTGCAAAAAAAGAAGGAGTTGAAATAATTAGTGAAGTCACTCCGCATCATCTTTTTCTAAACGAAAATTGGGTCTATGGGAAAAACGGTATAATTCCAGATTTTATAGATCTAGATTCTTATGATACTAACTTTAGAGTTAATCCTCCAATTAGGCAAGAAGAGGATAGACTAGCTTTATTGGAGGGTATTAAGGATGGAACCATAGATATTATCGCAACTGATCATGCTCCTCACTCAGATGGAGACAAATTAAATACATTTGATTCAGCTCCAGCTGGAATAAATGGTGCTGAAACTGCATTGCCTACACTGCTTACTATAGTTAATAAAGGAGAGTTACATCTCACTGACGTTATAAGAACTATGAGTAATAATCCTGCAAAAATCTTAAATAAATTGCTTGATGTAAATATAGGAAAATTAAAGAAAAATTTTCAAGCTGATTTTACATTAATTGATAATGATAAAAAAAATAAAATAACAGAAGATTTTTTTATTTCAAAAAGTAAAAATTCTCCACTTATTGGAAATGAAATGATTGGTCAGGTAAAAATGACCATATTAGGAGGTAAAATAGTCCATGGTTAA
- the carA gene encoding glutamine-hydrolyzing carbamoyl-phosphate synthase small subunit, giving the protein MVKNINLVLQDGTFYSGISFGFQKDVYGEVVFNTSMTGYQEMLTDPSYRGQILIPTYPLIGNYGISSTDVESSNIQVEGFVVRQFCEEPSHNNSIMNLDEYLKINKIPGIFGLDTRSIVKKIRNAGVMMGSISSGNNIDEIIAKINSIESYDDQNFVSEVSTKKIIYQRNNNSKFNIALLDLGVKNNIIRLLESRNCSVKIFPYTSTSKDILSSNPDGIVLSPGPGDPNNLENILPGIKELIDSQIPILGICLGHQLIAKSLGVETFKLPFGHRGGNQPVKDIKKNRVYVTAQNHGYAVSNIKKHKDLEVTHINMNDGTVSGLSHKKLPVFSIQYHSEASPGPKDSEYIFDEFIKKINDEKE; this is encoded by the coding sequence ATGGTTAAAAATATAAATTTAGTTCTACAAGACGGAACTTTTTATTCTGGAATTTCTTTTGGATTTCAAAAGGATGTATATGGAGAAGTTGTATTTAATACATCTATGACAGGATATCAAGAAATGCTAACGGATCCATCCTACAGGGGGCAAATATTAATACCTACTTACCCTTTGATCGGTAATTATGGAATAAGTTCTACTGATGTTGAATCTTCAAATATACAAGTTGAGGGATTTGTTGTACGACAATTTTGTGAAGAACCATCTCATAATAATTCAATCATGAATCTTGATGAATATCTGAAGATAAATAAAATTCCTGGAATATTTGGTCTAGATACTAGGTCAATAGTTAAAAAAATCAGAAATGCAGGTGTAATGATGGGATCAATTTCTTCTGGTAATAATATTGATGAAATTATAGCAAAAATAAATTCAATTGAATCCTATGATGATCAAAATTTTGTTTCTGAAGTATCAACTAAAAAAATAATATACCAACGAAATAATAACTCAAAATTTAATATAGCATTATTAGACTTAGGAGTTAAGAATAATATTATTAGGTTGCTAGAATCTAGAAATTGTTCTGTAAAGATTTTTCCCTACACATCAACTTCAAAAGATATTTTATCTAGTAATCCTGATGGAATTGTTTTATCACCTGGACCAGGTGATCCTAATAATCTTGAAAATATTTTACCTGGCATTAAGGAATTAATTGACTCCCAAATACCCATTTTAGGAATTTGTCTAGGGCATCAATTAATAGCTAAATCTTTGGGTGTAGAAACTTTCAAATTACCTTTTGGTCATAGGGGAGGGAATCAGCCTGTAAAAGATATCAAAAAAAATAGAGTTTATGTAACTGCTCAAAATCATGGATATGCTGTTTCTAATATAAAGAAACATAAAGATCTAGAAGTTACTCATATCAATATGAATGATGGGACAGTTTCAGGACTATCACATAAAAAATTGCCTGTGTTTTCAATTCAATATCATTCAGAAGCTTCTCCCGGGCCAAAAGATTCAGAATATATATTTGATGAATTTATAAAAAAAATAAATGATGAAAAGGAATAA